In a single window of the Syngnathus typhle isolate RoL2023-S1 ecotype Sweden linkage group LG19, RoL_Styp_1.0, whole genome shotgun sequence genome:
- the prdm14 gene encoding PR domain zinc finger protein 14 encodes MLLTLSSLPSAPKDRILQADMLKTSPARGFFPAPLHHHHHHPYMDLFPRTHGLLHPIKSPSGLVLNPYLQQQQQRPMLASPGLPFLGHLMQSHPRCSSKAEELAAVVTEHAAGPLSLSDLSFSSPAGGNGSEKSPCASVSPPKQMLRCRAPSPEKRGRFNFSEDDLFAVLYGYSAGPERGRGGAGGGHAISGVNLPDKEGANSPIIPLDKDALDLPEGLSIVQACWGNVSHCSVFNDAESSVPKGTRFGPFRGKLVNTSEMKTYDDNTLMWEVFENGRLSHFVDGRGGSANWMSLVKCARFAEEQNLAAVQVKGQIFYEACKEIKGEQELLVWYGDGYVQFLGIPLTLRGPEEDYGTQPPAEDASEGFKCDRCGKVFAYKYYRDKHLKYTRCVDQGDRKFPCHLCSRSFEKRDRLRIHILHVHEKHRPHKCTVCGKSFSQSSSLNKHMRVHSGERPYKCVYCNKAFTASSILRTHIRQHSGERPFKCKHCGKAFASHAAHDSHVRRTHARDKPFPCDLCGASFQEEPELKFHARSHKSRQILDSTILNPGTGSAEESMLDHAKSQTNVKINFQPYTGKTPLNPEYRPWN; translated from the exons ATGTTGCTCACCCTGTCCAGCCTCCCTTCAGCGCCCAAGGACAGGATCCTCCAGGCGGACATGCTCAAGACAAGTCCCGCCCGGGGCTTCTTCCCCGCCCCtctccaccatcaccaccaccatccGTATATGGACCTATTCCCTCGGACGCACGGCCTTCTTCACCCCATCAAGTCGCCCTCCGGGCTGGTGCTCAACCCTtacctccagcagcagcagcagcggcccaTGTTAGCAAGCCCGGGGCTGCCTTTCCTCGGACACCTCATGCAAAGTCACCCGCGGTGCTCGTCCAAGGCGGAGGAGCTGGCCGCGGTGGTGACCGAGCACGCCGCAGGTCCTCTCTCACTTTCAGACTTGAGTTTTAGCAGTCCAGCCGGGGGTAACGGCAGCGAGAAGTCGCCCTGCGCTTCCGTCTCGCCACCCAAGCAGATGCTCCGCTGCAGGGCTCCGTCCCCGGAGAAGAGAGGCCGCTTCAACTTCAGCGAGGACGACTTGTTCGCGGTGCTGTACGGGTACTCGGCGGGCCCGGAGCGAGGCCGTGGCGGTGCTGGCGGAGGCCACGCTATTTCAGGGGTGAACCTGCCGGACAAAGAAGGTGCAA ACAGTCCCATCATCCCACTGGACAAGGATGCTCTGGATCTTCCTGAGG GTCTGAGCATCGTACAGGCATGCTGGGGCAACGTGTCTCACTGCAGCGTGTTCAATGACGCCGAAAGCAGCGTTCCCAAAGGCACACGTTTCGGACCCTTCCGGGGGAAACTGGTTAACACAAGCGAGATGAAGACCTACGACGACAACACTCTCATGTGGGAG GTATTTGAGAACGGCCGCCTAAGCCACTTTGTGGATGGCCGTGGCGGCTCAGCCAACTGGATGTCGCTGGTCAAATGCGCGCGCTTCGCTGAGGAGCAGAATCTGGCGGCGgtgcaggtcaaaggtcagatcTTCTACGAAGCCTGCAAGGAGATCAAAGGCGAGCAGGAGCTTCTGGTGTGGTACGGAGATGGCTACGTGCAGTTCTTGGGCATCCCGCTCACCCTTAGGGGTCCTGAAGAGGACTACGGCACCCAACCTCCCGCTGAAG ATGCCAGTGAGGGTTTCAAATGTGACCGGTGCGGCAAGGTGTTTGCCTACAAGTACTACCGGGACAAGCACTTGAAATACACGCGTTGCGTGGACCAGGGTGACCGCAAGTTCCCGTGCCACCTATGCAGCCGTTCTTTCGAGAAGAGGGATCGCCTGCGCATACACATCCTCCACGTGCATGAAAAACACCGGCCACACAAG TGCACAGTGTGCGGAAAAAGCTTTTCTCAGTCGTCCAGCCTCAACAAACACATGCGAGTCCATTCGGGAGAACGTCCCTACAAGTGTGTCTACTGCAACAAG gCCTTCACTGCCTCCAGCATTTTGCGCACGCACATCCGCCAGCACTCTGGAGAGCGGCCCTTCAAGTGCAAGCACTGCGGCAAGGCCTTCGCCTCCCACGCGGCGCACGACAGTCACGTCCGGCGGACTCACGCCCGGGACAAGCCGTTCCCCTGCGACTTGTGCGGGGCTTCCTTCCAGGAGGAGCCTGAGCTCAAGTTCCACGCCAGAAGTCATAAAA gtAGACAAATCTTGGACAGCACGATTCTCAATCCAGGAACTGGCTCAGCGGAGGAATCTATGTTGGACCAtgcaaaaagtcaaacaaatgtcaaaataaatttCCAACCTTACACTGGAAAAACGCCTTTAAATCCTGAATATCGTCCGTGGAACTAA